The Chryseolinea soli nucleotide sequence CTGGGCCATGACGGGTAAAAATGAAGAGCAAAACCTTCCCCAATTTTTGAAAGACCGCAAAAAGATCATGCCCGAACCCCAACGGTTCGCCGAATGGGTAGACATGCTGAAGAACGCCTGGCTGGAACCAGTCTGGTTATCGGAAGAAAAAGCCGCGACCATAAAATGCCCGGTCCTCATTGTAGCCGGCGATCGCGACGACTATACGCGCACCGAGGCGTTCGTGGCCATGTACAAGCTTCTTCCCAACGCGCAGTTGCTCATGCTGCCCAACAGCGGCCACGTATCCCTCATCCTAAACCCGGCGATGCTCCGGGATTTCATCATCCCTTTTCTGAAAGCACCCTAACAACGTTCTGCGAACATCCCTGAAAACAGGTATTACCATTTCATTCTAAAAAACATTCCGCATGAAAATTCAGATTCTTTCCACTGGCCTCTTTGTAGCACTGACCATCGCTTCAGCCTTGGGTCAACCTAAAAACATCAAACTCAGCACGTCCGAAAAGGACTACGATATGAAAAACGCCACCCTGGCACCATACGCCGGGGAGGGCCTAAGCGGCGTGCAATTGACCACCCCAAATCAGCGGAGTGGCGCCGCCTGGTTGAAAGGCAAAACGTTCACGGAAGGCGTCATCGAGTTCGACGTCATGGGTGCTAACAACCCCGGCGCCAGTTTTGTGGGCATCGCCTTCCACGCCCAGAACGACAGCACCTACGATTGCATCTATTTCCGTCCTTTTAATTTCGTGGCTCCCAAGCAAGAAAACCGCGACCACATGGTCCAGTACATCAGCATGCCCGAGAACGACTGGTACACATTACGCGAAAAACGCACCGGCGAATTTGAAAAGGAAATAAAAAACGCGCCCAACCCCGACAAATGGTTCCACGCCCGCATCGAGGTGAAGAGCAACACGATCAAAGTGTTTGTCAACGGCGATCCAACGCCAGCCCTGGTGGTAAATAAGCTGAATACGCATCACGGCGGGAAAATAGGGCTGTGGGTAGGATCCAACTCGTTTGGCCGGTTCGCCAATCTGAAATTTTAGGGCGCACATCGCACGCATATTCGAAACGTGATGAGTCAAAAAACTTATCACGTTTTTTATTTTAACCCGGGTAAATACTTATAACGTTCTTTCATCGTTTAAATTTTGACGGTTTTGCTTTGACGCCACCCGCAAAAAAACGAAACTTAAGTACCCAAACACTCCCGTGGAACTGTCACTAGCCATCAGGTTGATTGAAAAAGGAATACCCCCGTCTTCCGACAGCCAGACTTGGATGGACCTCGGTGCGGGGAAAGGCCTTTTCACCAACGCCCTCGCGTCCCTGCTCCCACCCAATAGCACCGTCTATGCCATCGACAAAGATCCCGTGGCCCTGCGAGGCCTGACGCTCAGCAACGCGGTGATCACGCTGAAGAAATTGCAAAAGGATTTTGTCAGCTACGACCTCGACGCCATCGTGGCGAACGGCGTGCTCATGGCCAATGCGCTGCATTATGTGTCAAATAAAATGGTGTTTCTGCGACAATTGAAGAAGCATTTTAGTCCCGGCAGCCGGCTCATCGTGGTGGAATACGACACCGACCGTGCCAATGCCTGGGTACCCTACCCTATCCGTTACACGTCGCTGCAGTCCCTGCTGGAGCAAAGCGGTTTCCGCGCGGTGGCGAAAATGGACGAAACGCCTTCCATCTTCAACAACAACCTGATGTACTCCGCGGTGGCCGTGTACGGCGACGATCGCTAAAATCAAATCTTCACGACGATCTTTCCCACAAACGATCCGCTCTCCATGTGACGGAAGGCTTCTTGCGTTTTTTCGATCGGATAAATCGTATCGATCACAGGCTTCAGTTTGACGCCATCGACGGCACGCACCATATTCTCCAGGCTTTCGCGACTTCCTACCGACAAGCCTTGCACACGAAGACAGGCGTTGACCATTCTGAAAAAATCGATGGGCAACGTTGCGCCCGTGATAAAACCGACCAGCCCCACAAAGCCATGCATGCGCAGCGACCGTAAAGACTTCCCGATAGTTTCTGCGCCACCCACATCCAACGTAGCATCGGCACCTTCGCCACCCGTCAGGCGTAGCACCTCCTCGTCCCACGCGGGATTGGTTTTATAGTTGATCACATCATCGGCACCCAGGGCCTTCAATTTCTCCAGTTTGGCATCGGAGCCCGACGTGGCAATGACGCGCGCGCCCAGCGCCTTGGCAAACTGCAGGGCGAAAATGGAAACGCCACCCGTTCCCTGTGTGAGCACCGTGTGGCCGGCTGTGACCTGGCCTTGCTCGATCAACCCGGTCCATGCCGTGAGCGCCGCGATGGGAAGGGTGGAAGCTTCGACCGTCGTGAGCGAATCGGGGATGCGCACCAACCCATACTCGGGAAAGACGGCGTATTCCGCGAGCGCACCCTGCGTTGCCTGGCCAGCCTGACTTTGCGCCATGGCCACCGTTCGCTTGCCGGCCAGCCATTTCTGGTAATAGTGCACCATCACGCGGTCGCCTTTTTTGAACCGCGTGACCGCACTGCCCACGGTTTCAACGACCCCGGCACCATCCGAAACCGGGATGCGGGGAAGTGCCAACGCGGAATTGTATATCCCTTTGGTGACAGCAAGGTCGATATAGTTCAGGGAGACGGCATCTACTCTGATGAGCACCTCGTCCGGTCCCGGATCCGGTGTCTTGGCTTCTACCAATTGCAGATTTTCGAGACCGAATTTCTTCAGATGAATTGCTTTCATAAAATGTGTTGTTTTATGCAGCAAAACTGAGCCGGCGCCCGTTCATCGGCAAGTATGCACTTTTTGGTAACCTGCGCACCAAAAGGATAGTATTACTGAGTACCAGCGGGAAAAAATTCCAACAATTTTGAAATTTTCCAGGAACAGCCGGGGTTTCGAAAGCATGAAGCCCAACACACTAACCCACAAACATCTCCCAAGCATGAAAACTGAGGTAAAAGAAATGATGATGGAACAGTGTTCCGTAGACTATGCTTTTCAGCGGATCGGCGGCAAATACAAAGGCCGCATCCTTTGGCACCTGAGTCAAAAGACCCGCCGCTACGGAGAGCTTCGAAAAGGCCTCATCGGCATCACACCGAAAATGCTAACGCAGGCTTTGCGCGAGCTCGAAGATGACGGCCTCATCACGCGACACGAATACATCGAGCTCCCGCCACGCGTGGAATATACCCTCACGCCCGACGGACGCGAACTGGTTCCCTTTATTGCGTTGCTCAGTGTGTGGGCAAAAGGTCAGATGCGAAAGCGCGGCGTACCCATCCTCACAAAACACTCGGAGGACATGGACTACTGCGTGTGATCTTGTTTTGATTTCGCCGGGAGGTGCGCAAACACCTCCCGGCGAAAGGATCATTCATATTTCAACGCGTTCACAGGATTCATCCGAGCCGTCTTCAGGCTGTGAAAGGCCACCGTAAAGAAGGAAAAGACCAACGCCATAAGGGCGACGATCACAAACGTGAACACGTTCAGCGACGTTTGATAGGCAAAATTGCCCATCCATTCCTGTATCACGTAGTAAGCCAACGGCACAATGATCACCGCTGCGATGAGGATCAGGTACATCACATCTTTGTATAACAGGAAAATAATGTGCGGCACCGAGGCGCCGTGTACTTTGCGCACACCGATCTCCTTGGTGCGTTGCGTGGCCGTGAAGGCCGACAATCCCAACAATCCCAACAGCGAAATGAACATGCAGATGTACGCCAGGTTGGACAACAACGTGTGCTGGACTTCGTCCTCCTTGTATTGTGCGTTGAAGCGTTCGTCGAGGAAGAAATATTCGTAGGGGTGATTCGGGTCGAATTGTGCCCATTTCTTTTTGATGTAGGCCATGGTCTCGGGCAGGTTCTCGTTCTTCACGCGCAAGTGGAGCCAACCGCCTTCGGTGTCGACCTTTACGATGATCAGCGGCTCTATGGCATTGTGCAGCGAATTGAAATTAAAATCTTTCACCACGCCAATCACGTGGCCATCGGTCTCGCCGTGGAACCATTTCAGCTTTTTGCCGATGGGTCCCTGTTGATTGGTGGAGTCCTTGCCCCAGCCCATCAATTTGACCGCCGCCTCATTGGCAATAAATACATCGCGCACATCCGCCTGGGGCCCGGTCTGAAAATCCCTGCCTTCCACGATGGAGATGCCCATCGTCTTCAGATAGTCTTCGCCTACGAACATGCCCGTGAAGCGTTGTTGTGTCATGCCTTCTTTCGATTCGGCCATCATCACGGAACCGCCGTCTACGTTCATGCCGGGAATGCTATACGATGTGGTCGCGGCGATGATATTCGGGTTTTGAAGAAACTCGTTCTTGATGCCGGTTAGTTGATGCTGCACCAACGTATCGAGAATGGGCAACACCACCACGTTCTCTTTGTTGAATCCCAGTTCGCGCGACCGCATGTAGTCGATCTGATCCTGCATGAAGAGTGTGCACACCACCACAAAGATGGAGATGGCAAACTGCGCGGTGATCAGCACGCGCCGCAGCACATGGCTCGACTTCCGGTTTTTAAAGGCACCTTTCAACGCCATGATCGTGGGAATGCCCGGCAGGTAGAAAGCGGGATACAACCCCGAGATGATCCCGATGCCCAACGCGATGCCTATTGATCCGAACAACAGCAACGGGTTGTTCAGAAAATTTGGCGATAGGCTCTTACCCACCAACGTATTGAACGACGTTCCCTTCAATACAAGAAAAACTAACCCGATGGCCAGTATCAGGGAAAGCATCGACAAGAAAACAGATTCCATCAAAAAGGAAAATACCAGCGCGCGTTTGGACGAGCCCAGTGTCTTTTTCATGGCGATCTCCCCGGCCCGGTTCACCGATTTGGCCGTCGATAAGTTCATGTAGTTGATGCAGGCCAGCACAATGATGAAGATGCCGATGCCGGTGAAAGCATAAAGATAGGCCATGTTGCCATGGGGCTCGTCGCCCTGGAGGGTGGAGTGAAAGTGAATGTCGGCCAACGGTTCGAGAATGGGGGTGTATTTGCCCCCGACCTGGTCGCCGAACGACTTGAAATATTTGGTGTAGATGGCCGGGAACTTGGCCATGAAATCTTTCGGGTTGTAATGGTCGGGCACCAGCAGGTAGGTGTACACATCGGGATTCCAAAATGCTTCCGACTTCACGGAACCATTTTCGATCACCCACTCGCGGTCGATCAATCGCGAGAGCAGGATGTCGAATTTCAAGTGCGTGTTTTCCGGAACGTCTTCGATCACACCGGTCACTTTCCAGGGTGTGTCGCCGATCAGAAGGGTTTTGTCGAGCGGGTTCTCGTCGCCAAAATAGCGCTTGGCCGTCGATTCAGTGACGACCAGCGTCTGCAAATCGCGCAGACACGTCTTCGGATCGCCGGCGATGAATTTGTGCGTGAAGACCTGGAAGTAGGTGGAGTCTGTGCGCACGATATTCTCTTCGTAAAACGCTTTCTCTTCACCGTCTTTGGGTTCGTATTTCACCAGCGTGCGGTCCCAACTGTTGGCGCGCACCACTTCCTGCACTTCGGGAAACTCCGCTTTCAGGATGGCACCCAACTCGCGCGCCGAACGCGAGCTCCGCCCATCCACGCCGGTCGCTTGCAGGTGACCGCCCAGGCGGTAGATGCGCTTGTGGTTGACGTGATACTTATCGTATGAAAGATCGTTTTGCAGGATCAACAATAAAATAATGCTGACGGCAATGCCCAGCGCGAGGCCGAGAATGTTGAGGATGGAGAAGAATTTGTCCTTCAGAAAAACTCTTGCAGAAAACCGGAGTTGATTGCGGATCATATTTTTTTATCAGGTGAGGTTAAAAGGATCATAACATAACATACCTCGCAGGGTTGGGATGGTTACAACGCCGGGATCCGGGAATACCGGCTGGCCACGCGGCCGCCGCCACTGATCTGTGAAGACACCTGCGGGTCGCCTTCATATAAAATGTTGCCGCCACCGATAATTTTTCCCTCCAACGCCTCGCGCACCTGGAGCATCACTTCCCCTCCACCCACAATCAATATGCTGGCCTTTTCCGCCATCAGGTTCAACGCTTCCACCGTGCCTCCGCCACTCACGCGGCCAAAGAGATTTTGCACGCGCGACTTTTCCTCGAATTTTATGCGACCGCCACCGGTAATGCTGGTCTCCAGGTCCTCACCCAGGTTGCCGTCGATGATTTGCACGTTCCCTCCGCCATTTAGGGAAATTTTCCGGAGGACCGGCAATTGGATGCTGATCTCTATACAACCGTCGTCAAAGTTTTTTTCATCCACGTGCACGATGAGGGTCGAGCCGTTGACCGACGTTTTTATTTTGTCGATCCATGCCGCATCGGCTTTGATCGTGATGCCAACAGCCTTCGATTCCCGGATCTGCACCAGGGTCCGGTCGGATGTTTCCAACACGATATTTTCAAACGGTTTGACAGCGCGGGCCTGCTTCACGGGTTGTCCTACAGCTTTTTGAATGCCCTCCGTCAGGTAGAGAAGGGCGATCAGAGCGAGGATTCTGAACAGGGTGGTCATGGGGGTGGTGTTTGTCGCGCGAAGCCGTTCAAGAACAATGCCGGGCCACAAAACCGCGTTTTTCCTTTCCTCATGAGGGTTTCGGGAGTACGCCGCTGGTCAGATTTGAACAGTGGAGTGTACGTTCCCGCCCCTGATCTAACGCACGTCGATGCTGGATTGGGGTGTGATGGGCAGGATCAGATAGAAGGTAGCACCCTTGTTCATCTCGCCGCGGGCATAGATGTAGCCCCCGTGGTTCTCCACGATCTTCCGGGCAATAGCCAACCCGATGCCCGTGCCTTCAAAGTTCCGGCCGTGCAGACGTTGGAAGATGCCAAAGATCTTTTCGCGGTATTCGTTCTCGAACCCGATGCCGTTGTCGCTCACTTCCACGCATGCAAATTGATCCGGGGAAACGCCAAACGTATCTGCCTGCTCACGGGTCACCGGCTTTCGTTCCATGGTGATGACCGGGGGATGAGGGCCCGAGAATTTCAGCGCGTTGCTGATGAGGTTTTGAAATACCTGCCGCATCTGTCCGGGCACGGCATCGATGTAAGGAAGATCGCCGATCCGGACCACCGCCTTCTTGTCGCGAATGGAAACTTCGAGGTCGTCGCAGATCTCCTTCACCAGCGCCTTCAAGTCGGTCGACTCTTTCACGATGCCATTGTTCGACAGTTTGGAGAGCGTCAGCACGTCGTCGATGAGGTACTGCATGCGATTGGAGGCATTGATCATTTTGTCGAAATAGCCGGCTTCGCTCTGTGAGAGTTTGTCGTTGATTTTGGATTGCAACAAATTTCCAAACGCCTGGATCTTGCGCAGTGGTTCCTTCAAGTCATGGGAAGCCACCGAAGCAAATTGCAACAGGTCGAAGTTAGAACGCTCCAGTTGGATGTTGCTTTCCGAGAGCTTTTGAGAGGTGATCTCGAGGTCTTCATAGTTGCGTGCGATGATGTCGGCATCTTTTTTCCGCTTGGTGATATCGGTGTACGTGGTCACCACACCGTCGAGCATTTTCACAACGGTCGTGTCGTACCATTTGTCGGTTGCCTCCTGGTAAAATTCCAATCGCGCAGGTACGCCGGTTTCGACGACGTCCACATACATATCGAAATAGGTCTTGTTCCCGTTGAACATGCGCAACAACTTTTGACCTGCCAAGGCGCCGGGTTTTACATTGAACATTCTCTCTGCCGCTTCGTTCAGCGCCAGGTATTCAAAGTCCACGATCTTTCTTTGCTTGTTGCGAACCGCGCGCTTGGCGGCAATACCGCTGGTGGAACTTTTGAAGATCCCCTGGACGATACTGTCAAGCCGCTTGATCTGCGAAATGTCGATAAAATTGATCACCACGCCATCGATGGTCTTGTCACGCCGCACGTAGGGACTCAGCCGCATGAGATAGAAATGATGATCGGTCGTCTCGATCTCCCGCGTCACCAGCTCGCCGGTGTCGATGACCTTCCGGATGTGAGCGACCATGTCAACGCTTGGGATATTGGTCGTGATGTCTACCAGGGAACGGCCGATGTCGGCATCGATAAAATTGACCATCCGGCGCGAAGACGGGGTGAATTTCCGGATGATCATTTTGCGATCGACCAATATCTGTCCGATGTCGGAGTTGTTGAAATAATTGTTCAGGTCGTCGTTCAATTCATACAGTTCCTGGATCTTCGACTGGTGTTCAGCGCTCACCGTGTGCAGCTCTTCATTCAGCGACTGGAGTTCTTCGTTGGTGCTTTGCAACTCTTCGTTGGTGGAGATCATCTCCTCGTTGTTGGCCTGCATTTCTTCGTTGGCCGTCTCCAATTCTTCGATCACGGCTTGCAGGTTTTCGCGGGTGTCGGTGAGCTCGCGTTCCAGTTCGGTGATGCGTTCCAGGTCGCCAACCATTCCCGGATCGATGGCTTTCATCACCCGGGGTTCTGTATTGTCTTCCTCCAGGATCACCGACAGGAAGGGCTCCTGGAATTCCTTTTGCGTGAGATAGGGCTTCACGATGATATTCACAAAGCGCGGCGACCCTTCGTGATGAACGGCCACGCGCTTCAGCACGCTTTTTTCATTCGACGTCATGGCACGGCGCACGATCACACCCAGGGCCACGGCCAGGTCCGGCGCTACCAGTTTTAGTAAATTGAAATTGAAGGTGTCGTCAGGAAAGTGAAGAAAGGTCTTATAGTTTCCCACGGCTTGCTTCACCTTGAATTCGCGATCGATGACGAGGACCACGATCTTCCGGTCTTCCAGCAGGGTGTCTTTAAAGATCTCGGCCATGTTGGCCACGGGGTTGCGTGCTGCCGGGGTGGAAATAGGAGGAAACACCGTCTTGTCCAGCGGCACCAACATGGTCTCGCCATCGGCCAGGGTCGCCTTGGTAGTACACCGGTAGAGTTTCCATTTCCGGCTCACTTCCAGCAGGACTTCCTTCAACGGCCCGATGTTCTCGCTAGGGCCCAGCATTAAATACCCATCCAGCTTCAGGGCAAAATGAAATTTCTTCAACGCCTTGCGCTGCAACACCGGGTTGATGTAGATGAACATGTTCCGGCAAAGAACGAGGTCGATGTGGCTGAAGGGGTGATCCTTCAAGATGTCGTGGTTGGCAAACACCACATGCTTGCGCAGCTCGGGCGAGACGCGATAGGATTTTCCCTCCTCGATAAAATATTTCTTCAACAACGAAGGCGGCACGTCGCGCGTAATGCTCTCGCCATATACGCCACGCGACGCGGTTTCCAGCGCATCGGCGTCGATGTCGGTAGCGAATATTTTCAGGTTGGAAAACAGCATCCCGGTTTTCTCCATACACTCGCGAAACAGCAACGCCACCGAGTAGGCTTCCTCACCACTGCTACAGGCGGCTACCCAAACTTTTATGGGATCCTCCGGCGACTTCTTCGAAAGAATGTTGGGGATGGCTTGCGTGCGCAAACATTCGAATGCCTCGCCATCGCGAAAAAATTTCGTGACGTTGATCAGGAACTCACGCCCGAGGATTTTTAACTCGTCGTCATTCTCCCGGATATACTGGCGATAGGAGCCCAGGTCAGCCACACCCACTTCCGACATGCGTTTGGCCAGGCGACGGAGCAGCGTGGGGCGCTTGTATTGATTGAAGTCGTGTTTGGTGCTCTTGTGGAGCAGGTCCAGCAATTCGCGTAAACTCTTTTCGTCTTGCCGGTTCATGCTGTGGAAAGATTGCATGAGTGGCTCATCTTTGATGAACTCCAGCATTTCTTCCCCGATCATTTCAGGAGGGAGGATCAAGTCCACATAACCGGTGGCGATGGCACTGTTAGGCATGCCGTCGAAAGCGGCGGTGAGCGGGTCTTGCACGATCACTATTCCCCCATGACGTTTGATGGCCTCGATGCCTTTTGATCCGTCTGTGCCGGTGCCCGAAAGCACGATGCCCACAGCCCGCTCGCCCAGGTCTTCGGCCAGGGAAGTAAAAAAGATATCCACGGCGTTGTTCGGACCGCCTTTCTTTAGTTTCTCTGCCAGGCGAAGCTTTTGGTCGTGGACGGTCATTATTTTCTTGGCAGGGATGACATAGATGCAATCCGGTTCGATCTCGCCACCGTCCTCAGCCTCGCGCACACGCATGGCGGTATGCTTCGACAATAGTTCGGCCATCAGGCTTTTATAGTCGGGCGATAGATGTTGTACCACCACATAAGAAAAGCCTGTATTGGCAGGCAAGTAATCGAACAGGTCATGCAGCGCCTCCATGCCGCCGGCGGAGGCGCCAATGCCGACAATTTTAGGGTCCGGATGTTTTGTTTCCGGGCCCTCCATCATTTTAGCCATATCGGGAGAAGAATTACTCAAAATAAAATTTACATTTGGCTAGGTAAATTTTGTGCCCGTTTTTTATCCCAACCTGCTTTTTGTGAATCCGCTGAAAATACTTTTGGTAGAAGACGATCAGGACGACGTTGAATTAATGGAGGACGTGCTCCGCGAAAAGGGTGTGCCCTTTACCCTGGACGTTGTGAAGCAGGGTGACAAGGTGATTTCTTTTCTCAAAATGGGTAAAAATTTCCCCAACGTTATCCTCCTCGACCTGAACATTCCCAAGCTCCACGGCCGCGACGTGCTGGCCCGACTGAAGGCCGACGACGACCTCCGACACATCCCCGTGGTGATCCTCACCACCTCGTCCACCCCCGCCGAAAAAGAATACTGCCTCAACGCCGGCGCCCATCAATTCCTCACCAAGCCCACCACCGTCGATGGCTTCGATACCAGCATCCGCACGATCCTGTCGGTGGCCACAAAGCCGCTCTGAAGCGCGCCTACTGAATTTAAATAATGCGTATACTTGTAGTACACGCTAATTTCTTTTTTCCCTATGGAAAACTCCGTGATCGTCGCTCGCAACCTGTCGAAAACCTACACTGAGACCGTCCTGAAAAACATCGATCTCACCATCCGGCAAGGGGAGATCATTGGCTACATCGGGCCCAACGGCGCCGGCAAAAGCACGACCATCAAGATCCTGACCGGCATCATTCCCGATTTCGACGGCGAGGTGACGGTGTTGGGGCTGGACATCCGCAAGCAACCCGTGGAGGTGAAGAAACAGATCGGCTACATTCCCGAGAACGCCGCGCTCTACGACACGCTCACGCCGCTGGAGTATTTATATTTCGTTGGGCAGCTTTACAAGATGGACCTGGCCATTGTCGACAAAAAAGCCAAAGAACTGCTGGAGCTTTTCGAACTCAGCGAGCACCTCGACTCGCGCATGACCACGTTCTCCAAAGGCATGCGTCAAAAAGTATTGCTCATCGCCGGCATGATCCACAACCCCGCGCTGCTCTTCCTGGACGAACCGCTGTCGGGGCTGGATGCCAACGCCGTCATCCTGGTGAAGGAAATTCTTTCACAGCTTAAACAGGCGGGCAAAACGATCTTCTACAGTTCGCACCTCATGGATGTGGTCGAAAAAGATTTCCGACCGCATCATCATCATCAACAAAGGCGAGGTGATCGCCAACGGCACGTTTGCCGAGTTGAACGCCCAGGCGACCGGCTCGCTTGAAAAAATATTTACCGACCTGACCGGCAACCGCGAGCACGCCTCTGCCGCCGGCCACTTTATCGATGTATTGAGAAGCTGATCATGGAAAAAGTTCTCCTGACCGTGCTGGACGCCTTCGCCTGGATCTTCCGGTTGCTCGGTGCCGACTATGAGCAAGTGCGGGCCATCGTGGCCATCAAGCTCGTGATGGACAACCGCCGGCAATTGGTCACCTTTCAGAGAAAAGCAAAAGAATCGGGCAACACGTTTTGGCAAACGGTGTTCGTCTACATCATTTTCGGCGTATTTATCGGGTTCCTCCTCAGTGCCATCCCGTCATTCCGCTTTGCCATGACGGTGTTCTTCAGCTACCTCATGGTCATGATCGTGATGACGCTCATCACCGACTTCTCCTCCATCCTGCTCGACACCAGCGACAACACCATCATCCTGCCCCGGCCCGTCGACGGTCGCACGCTCTTTGTGGCGCGCGCCACGCACATCATGCTTTACCTCGGCCAGTTGGCGCTTGGATTATCCATCGTGCCTTGCGTAGTCGTGTTCGTGATGCATGGGTGGGTCGTGCTGCTGGTGTTCTGCGCAGCCATTGTGTTGGCCATTCTCACGGCCGTGTTTGTCACCAACGCCTTCTACCTGCTGGTCATGCAATTTTCCAGCGAAGAAAAGCTGAAGAACATCATCAACTATTTTCAGATCCTTATGGCCGTGGCGGTGATGGGCAGCTACCAGATCCTGCCGCGCATGATGGGAAGACTTACAGGCGATTTTTTCGATTTCACGCTGAGCGCCTGGAGCTTTCTCATTCCACCGCTTTGGATGGCCGGCGCCTTGGAAATGGTGAAGCTCCATCTTTTCGACGGCCTTCACGTGGGGTTGACGGCCTGCGCATTGGTCGTGCCCTTTGCGGGCATGTATGCCGTCAACACTTTTCTCACGCCCATTTTCAACCGGAAGCTCAGCGCACTTAGCGGCGGTGTGGGTGAATCAAAAACAAAAAAAGTGGTCGTTCAAAGCGCAACGCTTCCATCGCGTCGCTGGTTCACGGCCTCGCCTGTGGAGCAGGGCGCTTTCGACGTGATCTCCAAATTGCTCTCGCGCGACAGGAAGATCAAGCTGAAGATCTATCCGGCCTATGGGTATGTGCTCATCCTGGGTTTCATCTTTATTTTCCGCAGCAAAGATTCGCTCGGGTCAACGCTGGCCCATCTCTCGGAATCCAACTATCATTTGGTGCTGATCTACCTCATGTTCATGGTGCAACAGGTGGCGTGTCATGAAATACCCTATTCCGATGACTTCAAGGCAAGCTGGATTTATTTTTCGGCGCCGTTGCAGGCACCGGGCGAGATTTTGAGCGGAACGCTCAAGGCGATTTTTGTGCGGCTGTTTGTTCCGGGCTATGCCGTGATCAGCGTCATCATTCTCTATGTGTGGGGATGGCGCGCGTGGTCCGATTTACTTTTCGGTTTGTTCAACAACATGATCATGGTCCTTTTGCTGGTCACGATCTCCAAACGTTACCTGCCGTTTTCGATGGCCCCCAGCCTGCGCACACAGAGCGGCAACCTGGCGCGCGGCCTTTTGACCGGCCTCATGATCGGGCTGCTGGG carries:
- a CDS encoding chemotaxis protein CheB, which encodes MAKMMEGPETKHPDPKIVGIGASAGGMEALHDLFDYLPANTGFSYVVVQHLSPDYKSLMAELLSKHTAMRVREAEDGGEIEPDCIYVIPAKKIMTVHDQKLRLAEKLKKGGPNNAVDIFFTSLAEDLGERAVGIVLSGTGTDGSKGIEAIKRHGGIVIVQDPLTAAFDGMPNSAIATGYVDLILPPEMIGEEMLEFIKDEPLMQSFHSMNRQDEKSLRELLDLLHKSTKHDFNQYKRPTLLRRLAKRMSEVGVADLGSYRQYIRENDDELKILGREFLINVTKFFRDGEAFECLRTQAIPNILSKKSPEDPIKVWVAACSSGEEAYSVALLFRECMEKTGMLFSNLKIFATDIDADALETASRGVYGESITRDVPPSLLKKYFIEEGKSYRVSPELRKHVVFANHDILKDHPFSHIDLVLCRNMFIYINPVLQRKALKKFHFALKLDGYLMLGPSENIGPLKEVLLEVSRKWKLYRCTTKATLADGETMLVPLDKTVFPPISTPAARNPVANMAEIFKDTLLEDRKIVVLVIDREFKVKQAVGNYKTFLHFPDDTFNFNLLKLVAPDLAVALGVIVRRAMTSNEKSVLKRVAVHHEGSPRFVNIIVKPYLTQKEFQEPFLSVILEEDNTEPRVMKAIDPGMVGDLERITELERELTDTRENLQAVIEELETANEEMQANNEEMISTNEELQSTNEELQSLNEELHTVSAEHQSKIQELYELNDDLNNYFNNSDIGQILVDRKMIIRKFTPSSRRMVNFIDADIGRSLVDITTNIPSVDMVAHIRKVIDTGELVTREIETTDHHFYLMRLSPYVRRDKTIDGVVINFIDISQIKRLDSIVQGIFKSSTSGIAAKRAVRNKQRKIVDFEYLALNEAAERMFNVKPGALAGQKLLRMFNGNKTYFDMYVDVVETGVPARLEFYQEATDKWYDTTVVKMLDGVVTTYTDITKRKKDADIIARNYEDLEITSQKLSESNIQLERSNFDLLQFASVASHDLKEPLRKIQAFGNLLQSKINDKLSQSEAGYFDKMINASNRMQYLIDDVLTLSKLSNNGIVKESTDLKALVKEICDDLEVSIRDKKAVVRIGDLPYIDAVPGQMRQVFQNLISNALKFSGPHPPVITMERKPVTREQADTFGVSPDQFACVEVSDNGIGFENEYREKIFGIFQRLHGRNFEGTGIGLAIARKIVENHGGYIYARGEMNKGATFYLILPITPQSSIDVR
- a CDS encoding response regulator; this encodes MPVFYPNLLFVNPLKILLVEDDQDDVELMEDVLREKGVPFTLDVVKQGDKVISFLKMGKNFPNVILLDLNIPKLHGRDVLARLKADDDLRHIPVVILTTSSTPAEKEYCLNAGAHQFLTKPTTVDGFDTSIRTILSVATKPL
- a CDS encoding ABC transporter ATP-binding protein, with the translated sequence MENSVIVARNLSKTYTETVLKNIDLTIRQGEIIGYIGPNGAGKSTTIKILTGIIPDFDGEVTVLGLDIRKQPVEVKKQIGYIPENAALYDTLTPLEYLYFVGQLYKMDLAIVDKKAKELLELFELSEHLDSRMTTFSKGMRQKVLLIAGMIHNPALLFLDEPLSGLDANAVILVKEILSQLKQAGKTIFYSSHLMDVVEKDFRPHHHHQQRRGDRQRHVCRVERPGDRLA